The nucleotide window GGGCGGATATCCTGTTCCTGGGCGCCGGATCTCTTCCGGGACGGGGAGCGGTCGAGGCGCTGCAGGCCGCTGTCTATGCATCGCCCGACGTCGCGATTTCGGTCCCGCAGATCGTAGTGCCCGCCGGTCATGCCGATGCCGGGATGCATGTGCCCGACACGCTGGACGCCTTGCCCTGCGACGTCAGCCTGTCGCTTCGCCATCGCAACGTCGCCCGGGTCGGGACGTTTCACGACGGGGAGCGGGTGGAGTTGGACTATGCCCCCTTCTCCTGCGTCTACATCAAGCGGGAGGTCTGGGACCGGTGCGGCGGGCTGGCCGCCGACGGCGATTGCCCCGTCTCGCCGGAGCGCATTCTGTGCGATTACGTCCGTCAAGTGCTGGGGATGAAGATCGTCTACACGCCGGCCGCCCTGGCGCGGCACAACGCCTGACCCAAAAGGGGAACGAGAGCGTTTGAAGGCTACTCCGAAAAAGACCTTGCTATGATTCAATTCAAAATCGAAAACAGTTTGCCCGATAAGCTGGCCCCGAAGAATATCAATCGTTACCTGGTAGAGGGTTGGGTTGCCGGCGGATCGAGGATCAGCTATATCCGAATCAGGGTCGGTGGCAAAACGTTCGCCTCCAAAGATGTCGAGTTGTACCGCCCCGACGTCAGGACCTCCTTCTTCGCGAAAGAAAAGTCTTTTCAGACCCTTTTCCCGGGTTTCTCCATCCCCGTCGTTGTCGGCCCCGTCGAGGCCGCCGAAGAGCATGCCGTCATGTTGGAGTGTGCCTTTGCCGACGGCTCCTCCCTGAAGGAAAAAATCGGAACCGTTTCCATCGGTCCCTATGCCAAGGAAGTCCGAACCTTCGAGATTCCGCCGCATATCGACCAGGACAACCTCCTGGCCATTTGCATGGCGACCTACAATCCGGACGGCCCCTACTTCAAAAGGCAGATAGACAGCATCATCGGCCAGGAGCACCAGGACTGGATCTGCATCATTTGCGACGACAACTCGTCGGAAGACAGCAGGGATTTGATCAAGGAGGCCGTCAAAGACGACCCCCGGTTCTTTCTGGTGGAAAACGATCAGAACGCGGGCTTTTATGGCAACTTCGAACGTTGCCTCGAACTCGCCCCCGCCGAAGCAAAGTTCGTTGCACTCGCCGACCAGGACGACATCTGGTATCCGCACAAGCTGAGCAGTTGTCTTGCGGAATTCGATGCGTCGACCATGCTGGTTTACAGCGACATGAAGGTTGTCGACAAAGACAGAAACGTGTTGTGCGACACCTACTGGAGGAACAGGAAAAACTACTACGAGTCGAAGGACATCGACCTGCTGACACTTGCCAATACGGTCACGGGAGCGGCCTCGGTTTTCAGGCGGGAACTGCTCGACCTGGCGCTGCCTTTCCCCCCCCGTTACGGGGAGGTTTTTCATGATCAATGGCTGGCCATCATGGCCGCCGGGAATGGCGGCATCCGGTATGTTGACGAGCCCCTTTATGAGTATGTTCAATATGACAACAATGTCATAGGTCACACCGACTTCGGCCGTCGGTCCCTCTTCTCGGTCGCGAAGGACTATGTTCGCGAGGCCTATGACATTCAAAAACAACACCAAGGACTCTTTAAGAAACTTCTGTTGTGCCTTAAGGCGATACCGTGTCTTGTCATAGGCCTCTACCACTTCAAGCATACCCATGGGAAACATATTGACACCCTTGCGGAAACAGCATTGCTTCGCCGGCTGAACGCCTCTTCGCAGCGACTTGTTCAAAGAACAAGATCCGCAACAGGTTTGTTCCGGATTCATTTCAAGGTTTGGAAGCGCAAAGAGACACTGAATAATCTTGAACTGGTATTCTGTTTCAGTGCAATGGCCAACACCCTGTTTCGCTGGGCCGCGCCTTTGCTCTGTTGGTATATGAAAACTTTCCTTCAAAGACGTGTGGGGAATTGAAAGGTCTTGTTTGATGAAAAAAATAAACGTTTCGAAAGAAGAGAACTATATTTTCAATACAGCAGGATTTGAAGTTTCAGGTGGCAAGGAGTGCCTTGTCAAATTAAGCATAAAAGGGGTGAATGGCAGTCCTTATTCTTTTTATTTCTGCGTTTGCATCCTCGATGAGGCGGGCAAAGAAATAAAGAGATTTATCAAGTGGGTCGACGATTTCAGTGGAAAATCGAAAAAATACTCTCTCGTCTTCTCCGTTCCCGAGATGGCTCACAAGGCCGTGCTGGGCTATCGGGGGAATGTCGAAGGGGCTGATAAGTCTGACTTGTCATTGGCCCTCCCCGATTTGTCGGAGAATTGTCTTCGGCAGGTCGAGGGCCTGCCTGAGACTTTTGACGATTTGAAAAAACGTCCGCCGAGGGTTCTTTTCACCATCCCCGAATTGGACGGGGCAGGGGAACAACTTCTGGAGAAAAACATTGTCGGCATCTTCGGCTCCCCGAGGACCGGGTCGACCTGGCTCGGGCAGCGGCTTCTCAAAGACCATAAGGGCATCGCCAATTGGCAGGAACCGTATCTCGGGAATTTGCTTGGAACAAACCGAAGCATAAAGGATCCTCTTACGGGTGAAATGACACTGCAAAGAGTTCACGACAAGTTTGCTGAAACGGAGGATTACTTTTTTTCCAATAAACATAAAAAATATTGGTTGGCTGGCTTGAACAAGATGATCCTGTATAGAGCCTTTGCCCAATGCAGCGATTTTTCAAAAAAGATCGTCTTTAAGGAACCCAACGGTAGTCAGGCCGCCGACATAATCATGGAGGCGCTCCCGAATGCCAAGATGATTTTTCTTCTGAGGGATGGCCGGGATGTGGTTGATTCCCTCGTTGACCTGCACAGAAAAGGTTCATGGAACCAAAGGCCAACCTTGGACACGAAACAAAAAAGGCTGAGCAGTATCGCAAATTACTCCAAGTCATGGAGGCTCCAAACGGAGGTTGTTAAAAAGGCATTTGAAAATCACGATGAAGATTTGAGATTGCTTGTGAAATATGAGAAGCTGAAAAGCGACACCTTCGCAGAGCTGAAAAATATTTTTGAATTTATTGGTGTTGACGCTTCAGATAAGGAAGTCTCCCAAAGAGTTGACAAGCACGATTTCAAGAATATTCCAACTTCGGAAAAGGGTCCCGGCAAGTTCAATCGCGCGGCCTCAACGGGTGGATGGAGAGATGCTTTCGCCGAGGAAGAGATCGATCTGATGCATTCAATAATGGGTGAGACTTTATTGTCTTTAGGGTATGGTGTACGTTGAAAATTTCTCCATAGTTTATTAAACAGATCACTTTTGAGGAATCAACATGCAAACTCTTCTTGTCACCGGCGGGTCCGGGTTTATCGGGTCCAACTTCGTGCGCCTCGCCCTGGAAAAACGTCCCAACTCCCGTGTGGTCAACCTGGACAAGTTGACCTATGCCGGTAACCCCAACAATCTCTCGGATATTGAGAGCGACCCTCGCTATCGCTTTGTCCAGGGGGATATTTGCGACGCTGAACTGGTCGCCAGGCTTTTTGAAGAAGAGCAGATTGACACGGTAATCCACTTCGCCGCCGAGTCGCACGTCGATCGCAGCATCACCGGACCGGGGGAGTTCATCCGCACAAATATCAATGGAACCTTCACGTTGTTGGAGGCTGCCAAAAATGCATGGCAGCCAGTGACGGATGACGAGTCACGAGTCACGAGTAAAGATGATTCAAAAACTGGTCACTCGTCACCCGTCACTCGTCACCGCTTTCTTCACGTCTCCACCGACGAGGTCTACGGATCCCTTGGGGAGACGGGTCTCTTCAAGGAGACCACCCCCTACGATCCCCGTTCCCCCTATTCGGCAAGCAAGGCCTCTTCGGATCACCTGGCCAGCGCCTATTTCCATACCTACGGCTTGCCGGTGCTGATCACCAACTGCTCCAACAACTACGGTCCCTTCCAGTTACCGGAAAAGCTCATCCCCCTGATTTTGAACAACGCCCTCAATGGGAAAAGCCTTCCCGTCTACGGCGACGGCAGGAACGTGCGCGACTGGCTCTACGTGGTGGACCACTGCGAGGCGATCCTGGCCGTTTTGGAGAAGGGCAAGGCCGGCGAGACCTACAACATCGGCGGCAACAACGAGAAGCAGAACATCGAGATCGTCCAGACTCTCTGCGACCTGCTCGACGAGAAGGCGTCTCCTCTCGAAAACGGTGAGCCGCGTCGCTCCCTGATCACCTTCGTTAAGGACCGGGCCGGCCACGACCGGCGCTATGCGATCGATGCCACGAAGATCAAGGAGGAGTTGGGCTGGGAGCCTTCGATGACCTTTGAGGAGGGGATCCGAAAAACTGTCGAGTGGTATTTGGAGCATTCGGATTGGGTGGCTGCGGTGCTGGACGGATCGTATCGGGAGTATTATGAAAAGCAGTATGGAGGGGGGGACTCGTGACGCGTAACGCGTCACCCGCCAAACTCGCCCTCATCGGCTCCAACGGCATGCTCGCCCAGGCGGTGCGAAGGATTGCGCCGGCGGAGTATGACGTGTTCGGCTATGATCTGCCGGAGTTCGACCTGACAAACCGGGAGCAGGTGCTGGCGGCGATGACCGCGCTGGAGCCGGAGCTGATCGTCAACTGCGCCGCTTTCACCAACGTTGACGGCTGCGAAACGGAGGAGGAGGCGGCCACCCGGGTCAACGGGGACGGGCCGGGCTACCTGGCCGAGGCGGCGAAGGCGCTTGGTGCGGCGTTGCTCCACGTCTCGACCGACTACGTTTTTGACGGGCGGAAGATGGAGCCCTATACGGAGGATGATCCCGTTTCCCCCCAGTCGGCCTACGGCCGCTCCAAGCTCGCCGGGGAGAGGGCCATCCTGGAGAGCGGCCTGGAGGAATATTTCATCCTGCGCACCAGCTGGCTTTATGGGCCCGGCGGCAAGAACTTCGTCGAGACCATCGTCCGCCTGGCGATGGAACGCGAGGAGTTGCGCATCGTCGCCGACCAGGTCGGCACGCCGACCTACACGGAGGATTTGGCGGAAGGAGTCTTCAACTTGTTGAAGACGGTGACGAATGACTTTAAGGGCGGTGACGAGTTGCAAGTGACGAGTAAGGAGTCAGGGCAAAAGTCGTCACTCGTTACCCGTCACCCGTCACCGCCTTACGGCATCTACCATTTCTCCAACGCCGGCTCCTGCAGTTGGTACGACTTTGCCGAGGCGATCGTCGAGGAACTGAAACAATCCGGCGAGGAGATCGCCTGTCAAAGAATCCTGCCGATCCGCACCGAGGAGTATCCCTTGCCGGCGGCGCGGCCCGCTTTCTCTGTTTTTTCGAAAAACAAATATATGCAGGCGACGGGGGCTGCCATACCGGAGTGGCGTGAGAGCTTGAAGAAATACATTTCAAACCGGCAATAAGCCTTGAATGGGACACGGATCAAATCTGATGAACACGGATTTTTGAAATCTTGAATCAAGCCAGAGGATTTCAAGCATTATCCGTGTGGATCCGTGTGAATCCGTGTCCCAGAAATAAATGACTTTATGAAACACAAAGAACTAACGGACCAGATTATTTGTTTGTTCTACAACGTTTATAATACACTTGGTTATGGATTTTTGGAGAAGGTTTACGAAAATGCCTTGATGCTTGAGTTGCAAAAATCTGATGTTATGGCTGTTGCTCAATCGGGGATTAATGTTTCTTATGAGGGGAATATTGTCGGCCAATATTTTGCTGATATTTTGGTTGGGGACAAAGTAATCGTGGAGATAAAGGCGGTTAAAAATGTCCTTCGGGAGCACGAAGCACAATTGCTGAATTATCTTAAGGCAACCGATGTTGAGGTAGGACTTTTGTTGAACTTTGGGCCAACACCTGAGATAAAACGCAAAGTATTGTACAATTCTCTAAAATAAATGCTTTTGGACACGGACGAACACAGATTGACACGGATCAGGAATAGATCTCACAGGCTTTAGCAACCTCCGTTTTTTTGATTTATCCGTGTGCATCCGTGTAATCCGTGTCCCATAAGAAGGAGGAGACTGAAATGATTAAGAAGGGAATAATTCTCGCCGGTGGAGCGGGGACCCGTCTTTACCCCCTGACCCTGGTGGCGAGCAAGCAGCTGCAGCCGGTCTACGACAAGCCGATGATCTACTATCCCCTGTCGACCCTGATGATGGCCGGGATCAACGACATCCTGATCATCTCCACCCCGCACGACACGCCGCGGTTCGAGGCCCTGCTTGGCGACGGAAGCCGGTTCGGCATCCGCCTGTCCTATGCGGTGCAGCCCGAGCCCAAGGGAATTGCCCAGGCGTTCCTGGTCGGCGAGGACTTTGTCGGCAACGACCCGGTGGCGCTGATTCTCGGAGACAACCTGTTCTACGGGAAAATGCGTTTCGACAGGATTGGCCAGGAATTCGACGGCGGCGCCCGGGTGTTCGGCTATCCGGTCCAGGACCCGGAGCGTTACGGCGTGGTGGAGTTCGACGCGTCGGGTAAAGTCCTGAGTATCGAGGAAAAACCCGAAATCCCGAAATCCCACTATGCCGTCCCCGGACTCTACATCTACGACGGGACGGTTGTGGAGCGGACCAAGGCACTCACGCCCTCGGCCCGGGGGGAGTTGGAGATCACCGACCTCAACCTCTCCTACCTGGCGACAGGGGATCTGCGGGTGGAGAAATTGGGCCGGGGCATCGCCTGGCTCGACACCGGGACCCACATGAGCCTGCTCGAAGCGAGCCATTTCATCGGCACCCTGGAGGCTCGGCAGTGGCTGAAAATCGCCTGCCTGGAGGAGATCGCCCTGTACATGGGATTCATCGATAAGGAGAAGATGAAGGCGATCATCCAGGACACCCCGAAGTCGAGCTACCGGGAATACCTTGAAAGGGTCGTGAAGGATGGGGTCTAAAGGGCAGCTATAAGCTGTCAGTTGTCAGCTGTAAGTTTCTAAACTCTATCAAAGTCACCAGTCACGGACTTTAAGCTATGAATATTATTCCCACTGAAATTCCCGAAGTGCTGATCGTCGAGCCGAAGGTGTTTGGAGACGATCGCGGTTTTTTCTTTGAAAGCTTCAACGAGCGTGCCTGGCGGGAGGCCACCGGTCTGGACTCCTGTTTCGTTCAGGACAACCACTCGCGTTCAGCCAAGGGCGTTCTGAGGGGCCTGCACTACCAGATTCGGCAACCTCAGGGCAAGTATATGCGGGTCGTCGCCGGCGAAGTTTTCGATGTGGCCGTCGATGTCAGGAGAAGTTCTTCGACCTTTGGCAAGTGGGTCGGTATTCATCTGTCGGCGGAGAACAAGCGCCACCTTTGGGTGCCGGAAGGCTTTGCTCACGGTTTTCTGGTCCTTTCGGATTTTGCCGAGTTTCTCTACAAGACGACCGATTATTACGCCCCGGAGCATGAGCGAGCGATCCTCTGGAACGATCCGGACCTGGCCATTGAGTGGCCCTTCGTCGGCGAACCGCTGCTGTCCGGTAAGGATGGGGCGGCTCCGCATTTCCGGGACGCCGAGTATTTCGAATAGGCATGTTTGGGCCACGGATCGAGTCTGATCAAATCTGATGACAGCGGTAAGACATCTCCTTTTCTGGGTTTTCTGAGGCCAACGACCATGCAGTACGAAACCAAGGGACGTTCCATTCTCAAGGCGATTTCCTGGCGCACCTGGGCGACGATCACCACGGCGGTCATCGTTCTTATCTTCACCGGCAAGTTGACTCTCGCCATTACCGTCGGCCTCCTCGAGGTCGTCGCCAAGATGGGGCTCTATTTCATCCATGAGCGGATGTGGCACCGGATTGGCTATGGGAAGAAGGAGATCCCGTCCTTTATCCTCTGGTTCACGGGGCTGCCCGCCTCGGGCAAGAAGGAGCTTGCCGATCGCGTCTACCGGCAACTGCTCAAGGACAAGCTCAAGGCGGAGCGGCTGGACAGTCTCGATGTGAGGCCCCTCTTCCCGGAGACCGGCTTTGCCCGCGAAGATGTCAACGAGCACGTCAAGAGGGCGGGACACCTCTGCGCCATGCTGGAGAAGAACGGCGTCATCGTCGTCGCCTCCTTCGTTTCGCCCTACCGGGAGAGCCGGGAATTCGTTCGAGGGGTGGCGAAGAATTACGTGGAGGTCTACCTGAAGACGACCCCGGAGGCCTGCGAGAGGCGCGACACCAAGGGGCATTATCAAAAAGCCCGGGAGGGCATCTATCGGGATTTCCACGGGGTGGACGTGGATTACGAAGAGCCGAGGTCGCCCGAGGTTGTCATCGAGGTCGATGAGATAGGCATGGACGAGGCGGCCCAGAAAATAGTATCCTTCCTGAAAAAGAATGTGATTAATCAAGGCAAATAGTGTCCCAAGCCGTACGGAATCCCTCTGAATGCCATCTGGCGATAAAGGCCTCAAGGGGAAACGTTGAAACCCGTTGGGACGCGAATTCGAACGGATGAACACGGATAATGCCGAGAAACCTCGGGATTGATCCGTGAAAACCAGGTTCTTAAACACCTAAAACCTCAGACATAAAACCTAAAACTTTTTCTCCGGACAGTGATGACAATGATTCAGGACATGACCCATCTCCGTCAGCTCGAGGCGGAAAGTATTCACATCATTCGCGAAGTGGCCGCCGAGTTCGAAAACCCGGTGATGCTCTATTCCATCGGCAAAGACTCCTCCGTCATGCTGCACCTGGCGCGGAAGGCTTTTTATCCCTCCAAGCCCCCCTTCCCGCTGATGCACGTGGATACCACCTGGAAGTTCCGCGAGATGATCGAATTTCGCGACCGCATGGCGGCCGAGCACGGCTTGGACCTTTTGATCTACACAAACCAGGAGGGGGCCAAGCAGGGGATGTCGCCCTTCACCCACGGCTCCGCCCTGTACACGGACGTGATGAAGACCGAGGGGCTCAAGCAGGCCCTTGAAAAGTACAAGTT belongs to Desulfuromonas sp. and includes:
- a CDS encoding glycosyltransferase family 2 protein; translation: MIQFKIENSLPDKLAPKNINRYLVEGWVAGGSRISYIRIRVGGKTFASKDVELYRPDVRTSFFAKEKSFQTLFPGFSIPVVVGPVEAAEEHAVMLECAFADGSSLKEKIGTVSIGPYAKEVRTFEIPPHIDQDNLLAICMATYNPDGPYFKRQIDSIIGQEHQDWICIICDDNSSEDSRDLIKEAVKDDPRFFLVENDQNAGFYGNFERCLELAPAEAKFVALADQDDIWYPHKLSSCLAEFDASTMLVYSDMKVVDKDRNVLCDTYWRNRKNYYESKDIDLLTLANTVTGAASVFRRELLDLALPFPPRYGEVFHDQWLAIMAAGNGGIRYVDEPLYEYVQYDNNVIGHTDFGRRSLFSVAKDYVREAYDIQKQHQGLFKKLLLCLKAIPCLVIGLYHFKHTHGKHIDTLAETALLRRLNASSQRLVQRTRSATGLFRIHFKVWKRKETLNNLELVFCFSAMANTLFRWAAPLLCWYMKTFLQRRVGN
- a CDS encoding sulfotransferase, producing the protein MKKINVSKEENYIFNTAGFEVSGGKECLVKLSIKGVNGSPYSFYFCVCILDEAGKEIKRFIKWVDDFSGKSKKYSLVFSVPEMAHKAVLGYRGNVEGADKSDLSLALPDLSENCLRQVEGLPETFDDLKKRPPRVLFTIPELDGAGEQLLEKNIVGIFGSPRTGSTWLGQRLLKDHKGIANWQEPYLGNLLGTNRSIKDPLTGEMTLQRVHDKFAETEDYFFSNKHKKYWLAGLNKMILYRAFAQCSDFSKKIVFKEPNGSQAADIIMEALPNAKMIFLLRDGRDVVDSLVDLHRKGSWNQRPTLDTKQKRLSSIANYSKSWRLQTEVVKKAFENHDEDLRLLVKYEKLKSDTFAELKNIFEFIGVDASDKEVSQRVDKHDFKNIPTSEKGPGKFNRAASTGGWRDAFAEEEIDLMHSIMGETLLSLGYGVR
- the rfbB gene encoding dTDP-glucose 4,6-dehydratase is translated as MQTLLVTGGSGFIGSNFVRLALEKRPNSRVVNLDKLTYAGNPNNLSDIESDPRYRFVQGDICDAELVARLFEEEQIDTVIHFAAESHVDRSITGPGEFIRTNINGTFTLLEAAKNAWQPVTDDESRVTSKDDSKTGHSSPVTRHRFLHVSTDEVYGSLGETGLFKETTPYDPRSPYSASKASSDHLASAYFHTYGLPVLITNCSNNYGPFQLPEKLIPLILNNALNGKSLPVYGDGRNVRDWLYVVDHCEAILAVLEKGKAGETYNIGGNNEKQNIEIVQTLCDLLDEKASPLENGEPRRSLITFVKDRAGHDRRYAIDATKIKEELGWEPSMTFEEGIRKTVEWYLEHSDWVAAVLDGSYREYYEKQYGGGDS
- the rfbD gene encoding dTDP-4-dehydrorhamnose reductase, which gives rise to MTRNASPAKLALIGSNGMLAQAVRRIAPAEYDVFGYDLPEFDLTNREQVLAAMTALEPELIVNCAAFTNVDGCETEEEAATRVNGDGPGYLAEAAKALGAALLHVSTDYVFDGRKMEPYTEDDPVSPQSAYGRSKLAGERAILESGLEEYFILRTSWLYGPGGKNFVETIVRLAMEREELRIVADQVGTPTYTEDLAEGVFNLLKTVTNDFKGGDELQVTSKESGQKSSLVTRHPSPPYGIYHFSNAGSCSWYDFAEAIVEELKQSGEEIACQRILPIRTEEYPLPAARPAFSVFSKNKYMQATGAAIPEWRESLKKYISNRQ
- a CDS encoding GxxExxY protein, which gives rise to MKHKELTDQIICLFYNVYNTLGYGFLEKVYENALMLELQKSDVMAVAQSGINVSYEGNIVGQYFADILVGDKVIVEIKAVKNVLREHEAQLLNYLKATDVEVGLLLNFGPTPEIKRKVLYNSLK
- the rfbA gene encoding glucose-1-phosphate thymidylyltransferase RfbA, with protein sequence MIKKGIILAGGAGTRLYPLTLVASKQLQPVYDKPMIYYPLSTLMMAGINDILIISTPHDTPRFEALLGDGSRFGIRLSYAVQPEPKGIAQAFLVGEDFVGNDPVALILGDNLFYGKMRFDRIGQEFDGGARVFGYPVQDPERYGVVEFDASGKVLSIEEKPEIPKSHYAVPGLYIYDGTVVERTKALTPSARGELEITDLNLSYLATGDLRVEKLGRGIAWLDTGTHMSLLEASHFIGTLEARQWLKIACLEEIALYMGFIDKEKMKAIIQDTPKSSYREYLERVVKDGV
- the rfbC gene encoding dTDP-4-dehydrorhamnose 3,5-epimerase, with translation MNIIPTEIPEVLIVEPKVFGDDRGFFFESFNERAWREATGLDSCFVQDNHSRSAKGVLRGLHYQIRQPQGKYMRVVAGEVFDVAVDVRRSSSTFGKWVGIHLSAENKRHLWVPEGFAHGFLVLSDFAEFLYKTTDYYAPEHERAILWNDPDLAIEWPFVGEPLLSGKDGAAPHFRDAEYFE
- the cysC gene encoding adenylyl-sulfate kinase; protein product: MQYETKGRSILKAISWRTWATITTAVIVLIFTGKLTLAITVGLLEVVAKMGLYFIHERMWHRIGYGKKEIPSFILWFTGLPASGKKELADRVYRQLLKDKLKAERLDSLDVRPLFPETGFAREDVNEHVKRAGHLCAMLEKNGVIVVASFVSPYRESREFVRGVAKNYVEVYLKTTPEACERRDTKGHYQKAREGIYRDFHGVDVDYEEPRSPEVVIEVDEIGMDEAAQKIVSFLKKNVINQGK